The segment CTTTAATTTTAACATGATCAGAACAAAacaatctttatcaaaatcaccacatttgaagctttataaagaTTAAAATCTGTGAgaattactttttactctttaagtacagtttttaaacaggtactttaatacttttacttaagtagattttttttttttcatgtgatagttttacttgagtattttttcctcctgtatctgtacttttactgaagtaacagactggagtacttcttctactGTGTGTAAACGTTCgtttcttcttctactgttacaGAGGATGACGTTCCTGCTGCTGCAGCAGAAGTACCTGGAGTTCCTGGAGGATGGCAAGGTCCTGGAGGCTCTGCAGGTTCTGAGGGCGGAGCTCACGCCTCTGAAGTACAACACAGAGCGGATACACGTGCTCAGCGGGTCAGTCACTGccacctgtgtgtcagatgccctccctgtgtgtcagatgtgtgtgtgtgtggttctttTGAgtgaggtggaaaagtgctacataaaaaaGTGGCCAGTATATTCTCCTTATTCACTGTTAGCTCATTGTTAGCTCTTCGTTTGCTCATTGTTAGCTCATCGTTATCTCGTCATTTGCTTGTTGTTAGCTCATTGTTAGCTCGTTGTTTGCCCGTTGTTAGCTCGTTGTTAGCTCATTGTTAGCTTGTTGTTTGGCAGTTTTTTGCTCGTTGTTTGCTCGTTGTTAGCTCATTGTTTGCTCGTTCTTTGGTTGTTGTTAGCTCATTGTAAGCTCGTTGTTAGCTCATCGTTGGCTCGTTGTTGGCTCGTTGTTGGCTCGTTGTTGGCTCGTTGTTGGCTTATAGTTAGCTGGTTGTTGGCTCATATTTGGCTCGTCGTTGGCTTGTTGTTTGTTCGTTGTTGGTTCGTTGTTTGGTCGTTGTTAGCTTATTGTTAGCTCGTCGTTTGCTCGTCGTTGGCTCATTGGTTCGTTGTTTGGTCATTGTTAGCTTATTGTTAGCTCGTCGTTGGCTTGTTGGCTCGTTGGTTCGTTGTTTGTTCGTTGTTTGCTCGTTGTTTGGTTGTTGTTAGCTCATTGTTAGCTCGTTGTTAGCACATTGTCACATTGTTGTAAATGCAGGGCTCTGGTGTTAAACGCTGAGTCCGGCTGTGGGGGCGACTGTTTGAGGAGTAGTAAGATGAGCAAAAATGAGTCAGTGCTGCAGAGCTGcgaaacacaaactgaaacagaaacactgAGCACGAGGAAACgaaacaaactgaaacagaaacacagagcaCAAGCAAACgaaacaaactgaaacacttTAGGAGGGAACAGTTTGACTTGAGTGTTAGGACATGGACAGTGGGCACGACAGACCAGGACAAACATGggttagttctgatttagacctggtttagtcctggtttagtcctggtttagttctggtttagatctggtttagtcctggtttagtcctggtttagacctggtttagtcctggtttagacctggtttagtcctggtttagacctggtttagtcctggtttagacctggtttagacctggtttagacctggtttagacctggtttagtcctggtttagacctggtttagtcctggtttagacctggtttagtcctggtttagacctggtttagacctggtttagtcctggtttagtcctggtttagtcctggtttagtcctggtttagtcctggtttagtcctggtttagtcctggtttagtcctggtttagtgtgtAAATTGTATTGTGCAGATACTAAAAGTGAATAAACTCtagggggcgacagtggctcagtgggtcAGTGTTTGTGACTGATCTgagggttggcggttcgaatctcgctcttccagctcccacagatgaacgctgttgtgtccttgggcaagacacttaacccccctcacccaatgtctgtgtgcactggtgggtgtgagtgtgtgtgggggtgagtgtgtgtgtgtgtgtgtgtgtgagtgtgtgtggttccttgtgACCGTTTATTCGCCGGTTTATTCGCAGGTACCTGATGTGCAGTCACGCTGAAGACCTCCGAGCCAAAGCCGACTGGGAGGGAAAGGGCGCCGCGTCTCGGACCAAACTCCTGGACAAACTACAGAGTGAGTCATTAcgatttaaataaaacaaacaaaaggtcGTCACAATAATGATCTaatggtggcagagtggttagcaccgTCACCTCACAACAAACAggacctgctagccgccgcgttccagacaggaagtggtcatgtgcccacttcctgctccactgactctggctccaattcactttcttttgaaatactgtgtcccccctctctgtaactgctgctgtcagactcgtcattttggtcttaattggtactttttctttgcagtagtgggaaattttagcttttttttttttaaataagattTGGGCTGtagaaagttaaataaataacttctatgactcattatagacacaaactgacTTATGTGCTGCGTTCTGTAATTTCATTATTTCgactcatgtttttgttttaatatagtaGATTTAGATTCTTTTTTGGGGATATTTCTGCTTTATGAGTTGgtttattatctatatttacGTCAGCCTTATATCACACGTCACGCCATCTACTGGTCATTTCAGTGTTAGTGTAGTCAGACATTTTGGATTGTGTGAAACACTGGAGCGTGTCTGACCCACATCGGCGCCGACGCACTGACGGCTCTGAGGACGACTCTGAGCTCGCAGCACAAACACGTCAAGGTAAACACGTCTCCCAAACAAAACTGTGCctaaaataaaaccaatatGACACGTTTATGTCACaatgaggaacattccaggcaagagACAAgcaccaggaaagttacgtaGTGGAGCATTAGGTTTTTATAGAGGCTAATCTGGAccagagttctatatttggaattccccAAGTGTCatatcaaccaaagagccaatcaggagtgaggctgttgaaagtccGCAcggctggtttaacagggagcaggtgcttagcaacactgtcaatcaaacctgttgctaacgctaacaggagtgacctcggggacagaaggacctgatttgtttgttattaatgttcacatcttgatttacagacacaatagcgaaataaaaaggatcatgtagagggttaatacgaacatttaagaccagaatgagtctgaagcagcagagacagagagaggagacacggtttttacacagaaagtgaattagagccagaagtgcgcccatggtcacttcctgtttggaacgcggtggtgGCAGattagctatttccatttatataaacagtccatgGTTGTATGATTGTGTGGAGTTGGGCAGTTGTGGGCTTGGTTGGTTGggtgaatgtttttttgttgggtGATTgggtgattgtttttttttggttgggtGGGTAATTGGGTAATTGggtgattgttttttttgttgggtgattgtttttttttttggttggttgggtgattgttttttgttgggtGATTgggtggttgtttttttttggttgggtGGGTAATTGGGTGGTTGggtgattgttttttttgttgggtgattgtttttttttttggttggttgggtgattgttttttgttgggtGATTgggtggttgtttttttttggttgggtGGGTAATTGGGTAATTGGGTGATTGGGtggttattttttttggttggtGGGGTGGTTGGATGGAAATGTGTGATTGTTTTGAATGACTTCATAAATAAACTTGGACCTGTGTCCTAGCGTACCTGCCCCCGTCGGTGATGCTCCCTCCTCGAAGGCTCCAGACTCTGCTCAAACAGGCTGTGGAGCTGCAGAGGGAACGCTGCCTGTACCACAACACTAAACTGGTCTCTGGACTGgactctgtgtctctgctgctggACCACACCTGCAGCCGGTAACTGTGTTTAAATctgtcgtaggagtgaagaggtttgTCTGCATCCAAGCCGCGGGTTGGATGCGCAGAcaaacctggaccagacctgatctttgggttttttgttttgttttaggaaGCAGTTCCCGTGCTACACTCAGCAGATCCTCACTGAACACTGTAACGAGGTTTGGTTTTGTAAATTCTCCAACGATGGAACTAAACTGGCCACAGGCTCCAAAGACACGACCGTCATCGTGTGGCAGGTTGACCTGGTGAGCTCAGGGCATTAaagcacactgtgtaacttttcaatgTCTTGTATTTACACCACAAAAAGATATGAGTTTATATAAGTTAAAATCCCAACATGTGTTTCTTTAGTTGTAGTTATAGagttatgtgtttatgtgtttattagaTTAAGTCATAATCTAGAATATGTTTTTAGGCGGGCatagttagacctggtttagtcctggtttagtcttgatttagtcctgatttagttctggtttagtcctggtttagttctggtttagttctggtttagttctggtttagtcctggtttagtcctggtttagtcctggtttagtcctggtttagacgtggtttagtcctggtttagccctggtttagtcctggtttagttctggtttagttctggtttagtcctgatttagtcctggtttagtcctggtttagacgtggtttagttctgggttagacctggtttagttctggtttagtcctggtttaaatctaaatgaatattgtgatttaaaatgtgtaaattgttaCATAATGATCGACgggggtcagagatgagaaccatagagacacaatagggctgatttaatCAGTACCTGAGAAAATGTCTTGTTTAATCCATTCTTGACGTGTTTTTCTGTGCTAAAAaggttaaaataataaataaatgtgtttgttgtggcAGGAGACTCACAGTCTGAAGATGCTGAAGACTCTGGAGGGTCACGCGTACGGCGTGTCATATCTGTCCTGGAGCCCTGATGACCTTTACCTCATCGCCTGTGGCCCTGACGACTGCTCCGAGCTCTGGCTGTGGAACGTCCAGGTAACACACAGGAGCTGCTTTATCTGGGCTTATAGCTCTGGTTTAAGGTTTATTGTAAATACTTCTATaagtataaatatgtatatatgtatatttataaatatgtattatatgtatatatcaacatcaaatcaaaactgcaatttgaTATGGTGCAATTATTTATATACAAGAATATCCTCTGCAAaggacaaaatatattttatgcaggttttttttgtatgaagAAATGTGCTCCGTGCAGTTTAGACGTCTGGGGGGTGGTACGCTCCACTGTTAAATGACTCTATATTAATATGTTAAGTTTGCACCGACATTGAAGACCTTAGACcctccttagaccctccttagACCCTCATTAGAACcctccttagaccctccttagaccctccttagaccctccttagaccctccttagAACCCTCCTTAGCCcctccttagaccctccttagaccctgtttagacccTCATTAGAACcctccttagaccctccttagaccctccttagAACCCTCCTTAGCCcctccttagaccctccttagAACCTGTTTAGACCCTCATTAGAACCCTCCTTAGACCCCCCTTAGACCCTCCTTAGACCCTCACTAGACCCTCcttagaccctgtttagaccctccttagaccctccttaaaccctccttagaccctccttagaccctccttagaccctccttagCTCTTCTTTTTATGCTCCTGGAAATGGAAACATTCTGTTTATTGGTTTATATTCTGCGACGTAAATCTAAATTCTCCTGGAGCTGAGCAGTTTAAAGTGTCCAGCCTCGAGATGCAAATCCCAGAAGCTCAGATCTGGAGTTACTAAGTGCTGATTAATTCCTGATTTACAACAAAGGCGATCTGTGTCCTGGGCCGCGTCCCATTTCTGTTTTCTGCCTCCTGTTTCCTCGACTGTCAGTCAGAGCAGAGAGCCAATAAGATACAAGCAGTTCCGCTCTCCCATCTCCTCGGGGGCGGGATTTAAAGTGAAGGAATCGAGGCTTTGAGGAGACAAGTGCACAGAACTAGGACGCACCCGGCTCTCCAGGACGACCACCTGTCATGTGACTATGGTGGCCCATCTGTCCACACTTCATCCACAAAACGCTCACTCTTTTATCTCATTTACAAACACTCGTTCTTCGGGCGTTTATTCTGTTTCTTGGGCTGCTGTGGACACAAAATCATGTTTGTTTGACTTGTTTTTGgctttaaaatgagaaaatgaattGATTCAGAAGGAAGTGGAGCCGACGTGTTGTCAGAGGAAAACCTTCTCCACTCCACGCTTTAGGATCAGTATCGGCCCATATTGATCTTTTTGGACACCGGCCCATTCTCTGTGTTCTGTTTTTGAACAAATGAGCCAGTGTTTAAACAGAATCTGCTGCATGTCACACAAACAAgtgactaaatacttttcacTGGGataaaatcattattttattattacaaaccTGAAAAGTTTATTTGTGAACATGGGGGGCAgtatattgtttcattttttgtggGTATTGAAtctaattgttttatttgagaTTTGATATTATATTTGTTCAGTATAACTTGATgcacattaattaattaattaattaatttatttattaattactttatttacttaatactcatttaaaaaatgaaagagagaaagggcatGTGTATTATAATATTAAATTGAACTATatattaaaggcacactatgtaacttttatgacagagggtccaccacttgcttgtttccttggagatgttatttatgttccgcagtatggcatttaaatcGTCTGTcacaatggaaacaagcatttttatttgcaataaatgtaataaaatgccacactgtggtgCATTGTGTGGTacattatagacacaatagtgaaatgaaaataataatgttcTTCACAgtttcagagcaataaaatgccacactgtggaacattaaagccAAGGCAAAAACAGcccccaccaccagaaaagtgcagcTTAACAACTACAAATGTAAATCTGTTCTGTCTGAATTGAACTCTTCACTTTGTTGCCAGATCCTGAGATTTTCCTTTAAAAATGGAGTAAGAATATAATCTCTCCCCTGTGTGAGCAGACGGGCGAGTTACGGACCAAAATGTCTCAGTCTCACGAGGACAGTCTGACCAGCGTGTCCTGGAACCCAGACGGGAAGCGCTTCGTCACCGGTGGGCAGCGCGGGCAGTTCTACCAGTGTGTGAGTACAGACTctgccaccagggggcagcacAGTCCGGTCTGTCTGAACAGGACGGGCTCAGAGTTTGGGCGGGAAACCTCTGAGAAAACCAGTCGGGGCAGCAGTGACTCCAGGGGAAACTTTCCTTGTGTCTTTAAGCAACACACTTCACCGCCTTTATAATGAATGTGATGCTTTTATGGTGAATGTGATGCTTTTATGGTGAATGTGATGCTTTTATGGTGAATGTGCTGAGTGGCGGCGGCGGTCAGAGcggctgatggtgcagactCGTGGCCTCACTTGCattagtctgccccagggcagctgtggcttcagaCGTACCTCCCCACCGAGTGTGAATCAATAATGACTctgttttttagttgttttctgTATCTCTTTAacgctcctccttctctcttcctctctatctctcctcacTTTTtcccaccctctttctctcactccaatccctctctcctcttctccctctcacctctgtcccccctccctctcgtctctctgtcATCCCCCTCTtgtcccccccctcctccctctatcccttCCCCTCTCAGGACTTGGACGGGACGCTGCTGGACTCGTGGGAGGGCGTGCGTGTGCAGTGTCTGTGGTGTCTGAGTGACGGACGCACAGTTCTGGCGTCGGACACTCACCAGCGAATCAGAGGCTACAACTTCGAGGACCTGACGGACAGAAACATGTGAGACTTTTCTCTCGGACGTGTTCACGGACctcgtttatttttattttctctgttGTTTCTCGTAGTAACAATAATCACAGAGTATTTTTTCCATTCGATCAGAAATGTTTTGGTTTGAGGACAGAAATATCACATgattattctgcagtttgttttttactttaatgtaatttaacCATCGCAGTATTTACGTATAATAGTATACATCTATTTTACTATATTTCTCGTCCTTGCTCTGACTTGAACCGTTTCTTTAATCTTGGACTGTTTGTTTCAGAGTGCAGGAGGACCATCCCATAATGTCCTTCACAGTTTCTAAAAATGGCCGCCTGGCTCTGCTGAACGTGGCGACTCAGGGCGTGCACCTTTGGGACCTGCAGGACCGGGTGCTGCTGAGGAGGTACCAGGGCGTCACCCAGGGCTTCTACACCATCCACTCCTGCTTTGGGGGACACAACGAGGACTTCATCGCCAGCGGCAGCGAAGGCAAGACTCAGGATGtgaaatttaacaaaacaagaaaCACTTATGGGCGGAGTCAAAAACTGTACTTGGAGTTAAATGGCCTGTAGTAACAAAAGTGACtcctgtagctttaatccatgttctaacgctgtttcctcctcaaaaacagacctggagttgtgttttgtttcatttgtttgagtcacactttattattagtcttttacatctccaaacctcaaaatgctctgttccaccttgtgatgtcatcaagtggtagtttcaagtgaacagctccttttacctttagttcagtcgagataagagacaactccaggactgaaatgatccaaatgattctagaaatgaaggtgtgtggagtttaaaaacacagtggagcacttcctgtatcaccacatgatgacatcacaaggtggaactgagtgttttcagtttgagagaagaactccaggtctgtttgtgacaaggaacagatcagagagcagtgcattatgggcctTTAATCTTTTGTGCATTATTGAAATGATCagatatacaaaaaaaacaacaacaacaacttgcattctaaccacgcacttcctgattctctgataTTGAAACACTTAGACGCAGCTCACAGTGGCctcattttgacattaaaagcTGCCTTTACGGAACGTCTGCCCTGGGACGAGACGAacttaaatatatgaaaaaactaaactttgtGCGTCTCATTTCCGTGTCTCGTGTCCATCTCAGATCACAAAGTGTACGTGTGGCACCGTCGGAGCGAGCTGCCCATCGCAGAGCTGACCGGCCACACTCGGACGGTCAACTGTGTGAGCTGGAACCCCGCGGTCCCCGGGCTCTTGGCCAGCGCCTCAGACGACGGGACGGTCCGGATCTGGGGCCCGGCTCCGTTCATGGACCTCCCAGAAGCAGAGGGCCTCAGCGGTACGTGGGAATGGACTTGATATCAGAAAAATAACGACTCCAGTGTTAAACGTCCTGTGTGGGaactttttaatgtttgtagTACAGTAAGATTTGATCTGGAGAAAGTTCAGTAACTTTATCGACTtttacagcttttgtttacaaacaaaattttacttttagaaAAGGGTTTAATGGGACTCGTCGTCTTTAGGGTTTTTGAGTCAGTGGCAaaaagtccacttctttatacagacaaTGAAACTACTGAAACTTCTAAGTGAGGCTAGTAGTAGCTAGCAGGACGACGTCAGGGGAAGAAtgtcaatgttcatatcttgatttacagacacaagagtgaaataaaaacacaggatcatgtagagggttaatacgaacatttaagaccagaatgagtctgaagcagcagagacagagagaggacagagagaggacagagagaggacagagagaggacagagagaggacagagagaggacagagagaggacagagagaggacagagagaggacagagagaggacagagagaggacacagtttttacacagaaagtgaatgattgatggagcaggaagtgcgcccatgatcacttcctgtttatggcGATggagctatgtccatttatgatgtaaatggacgtagctccGTGGCTCCACCCCTGTTTATCACAAGATTATTGAATTgcgtttgtggcaccaaagtatccagttttactTGTTATACCTGTGCCTAGTGGAGGAAAGACAGTACCACCTGAAAACATATAGATTTAagtgtaaataaatagatttaagTGTAAATAAATAGTGTATAATTTGTCCTGATGATCCCGACTGTAAAAACTGAAAGCTTCTGTGCATCAGTTTCAGTCACATGGCAGTATTTGTGTTGTCAATTGGTACGACAGCAGttctaatttttcatcactctgaaacctgtGGATAAATCACAGTGTAGAATAGTTTTCAGAGCAAAGGAAAATTCtgttctgtaactggacaaaatttGGCTGTTCGTCGAAGAcacgtcttcagttctggtcagattcctgctggacactgccttatatctgtctgaaggaggagctaacacacctgaagctaacacacctgaagctaacacacctgaagctaacacacctgaagctaacacacctgaagctaacacacctgaagctaacacacttGTTTGGTGACAGTTTCTATTTGTTGGCTTGGTCTAGAAACCATAAACAGACAGGTGCGGTAATCTTCATCTTTTCTACAACTTTTATCCagttcatagactgtttatataaagagacatagctaacctgctagccgccgctattgtgtctgtaaatcaagatatgaacattaataacagacaaatcaggtccttctttcctcgaggtcgctcctgttagcgttagccacaggtttgattgacagcgttgctaagcgctcgctccctgttaaaccagtggtgtgggcgggaaggggcgtgaccttcaacagtctcgcccCTGATTGgttcttggttgctatgatacttgtgttcaaaattccaaatataaaactgcTCCAGTTTAGCCTCTACACCTGCTCgaaccttgatgagcttcatgtggagctgaagctgtggtgacgtctcactccatcagtcacttctttacacaaacTATGATCCAGTTACagaattttgtttctttttgctgtggctcagacctggacatTTACTTGAGATGGTGGTgtctattttacatttcataaaaATGGGAAACTTAAATAAGCCTAAATTATTTCTACAAAGGTTTTTTTCATCTAAAAGTAAAACCATTTTTCATTTCGCTGAATATTTCTTGCTaaacctctgtgtttgtgtgacagAGTGCCGCAGCATGGACAGCTGATAATCGCTCCTGCCACTTGGACTTTTCTCTCACCTGATTGGACAAAGGGACGAATTTTCTGAACAGCCATTGGACAGCGGCTCGTATGTGGGCGGGGCATAAAAAGGGAGTCAAAACCAAAACGATGAACCAATGGAAACACTGATGTCAGGCTCCCGTTTTCAAAGCCCCGCCTCCTCCCCTTTGGACCATGAAACCCAAATCTTACTATTTAttaccaatattattatttaatctcCAGAGAAAATGGAGGAGCTCTGATGAGAATCGACTCGCGGCGTGTTTGAAGGATGTATCGCCCACTTGAAGAAATACTTGTTAAATTgaaatgcttttaaatatttcgtttttgtcccggtttacATCGCTTTGACGTGCACAGACGGAGCATGTTGCCTAGAAGAGAAGTCACTTTTGAAAAAGAGGTCACTACGTTTGGGTTCAGATGGAGGGAGGAAGTCTTTTTTGAGCatgaagagcgccccctgcactTAAAACAAAGCACTATattagtaaaagtcaaaagtcaaaatctGTAAccagacaaaaagttgtaggagtgaagacgttggacgagcagccaaacgagCCTCTTCtacaagcctcttcttcagttggctcgctctgttgttctctttgtttcctttgtttgctttgggactgaggatggagt is part of the Periophthalmus magnuspinnatus isolate fPerMag1 chromosome 16, fPerMag1.2.pri, whole genome shotgun sequence genome and harbors:
- the LOC117384378 gene encoding WD repeat-containing protein 26-like — its product is MQTNGTGPEPQTELSRPNGAQNGDSTPGEENGLPPVSNSDVANSNSLSNNNTGLNTGLNTGLNTGLNTGPNPPGTEDRPHQDVSSAGKKKKCLSQCEEDVIRLIGQHLHDLGLNQTVDLLMQESGCRLEHPSATKFRNHVMEGEWDKAESDLNELKALMHSPSAIVRMTFLLLQQKYLEFLEDGKVLEALQVLRAELTPLKYNTERIHVLSGYLMCSHAEDLRAKADWEGKGAASRTKLLDKLQTYLPPSVMLPPRRLQTLLKQAVELQRERCLYHNTKLVSGLDSVSLLLDHTCSRKQFPCYTQQILTEHCNEVWFCKFSNDGTKLATGSKDTTVIVWQVDLETHSLKMLKTLEGHAYGVSYLSWSPDDLYLIACGPDDCSELWLWNVQTGELRTKMSQSHEDSLTSVSWNPDGKRFVTGGQRGQFYQCDLDGTLLDSWEGVRVQCLWCLSDGRTVLASDTHQRIRGYNFEDLTDRNIVQEDHPIMSFTVSKNGRLALLNVATQGVHLWDLQDRVLLRRYQGVTQGFYTIHSCFGGHNEDFIASGSEDHKVYVWHRRSELPIAELTGHTRTVNCVSWNPAVPGLLASASDDGTVRIWGPAPFMDLPEAEGLSECRSMDS